The genomic window TGAAAATTGCTGATGGGAAGCGCGCGTTGACGGATGCGCCTCCCAGGATGGTGTTCTCTCAGATTATGCTTCCGGCGGAAGTCCCGCCGCTGGAGGTGGCAGCCGGTAAGACGGGCCTCGTGCCGTTTGCATCAGCGCCGATCGACGCGGGTCTTGCACGCGACAATCGTCCTGCCATTGCGTTGATGATCGACGATCTGGGGGTTGTGCCAGATCGCTCAGCGCACGCGCTGCGTCTCCCGACCGAGGTCACGCTCAGCTTCCTCCCTTACGGGCCGGTATCGCGCCCATTGGCGCAGGCCGCCGCTGCAAAGGGGCATGAGATTTTCCTCCACGTACCTATGGAGCCTCGTGGCCAGGCCAATCCAGGCCCAAATGCCTTGATGACAAAGGATAGCGATCGTCAGTTACGTGCCAAACTGGACAAGCAGATCGCTGACCTTGCGGACGCTGCGCCGCTTGCTGGCATCAACAATCACATGGGCAGCCGCGCAACGGCTGACCGTCGGGTGATGGATGAAGTCATGCGCGGTGCCGCTGAACGCGGCCTGGTGTTTGTCGATTCAATCACCACAAGAAACAGCAAGGCACGCGTCGCTGCTGCAACCTACGACGTGCCGTTCATTGCCCGCGATGTGTTTCTGGATCACGGCGAGGGAGAGGACTTCCTGCTGGCGCAGCTCGATGAGCTGGAACGCCAGGCCCGCACGCGTGGCATCGCTGTGGCAATTGCCCACCCGCATTCGACCTCCCTTGAGATACTGGACGTTTGGGTGAGGGGGCTTGAAGCAAAGGGCTTGCGGCTCGTGACCATCCGTGAGGCCATCGACATGCAAAGCCGACGCTCACAGCTTGCGATGGCTCAATAGTTTTTACTGACCACGCCCGACAGAACTTGCGTAGCGGATGGCTTCTTCC from Candidatus Phaeomarinobacter ectocarpi includes these protein-coding regions:
- a CDS encoding divergent polysaccharide deacetylase family protein, with the translated sequence MAQAKPIGNRFRHAFSVPAKLRAPLAFASGMALGMTLLAASFYAPRLDVTFWLTPRDLPGDYVVAVSNPDVVPVKIADGKRALTDAPPRMVFSQIMLPAEVPPLEVAAGKTGLVPFASAPIDAGLARDNRPAIALMIDDLGVVPDRSAHALRLPTEVTLSFLPYGPVSRPLAQAAAAKGHEIFLHVPMEPRGQANPGPNALMTKDSDRQLRAKLDKQIADLADAAPLAGINNHMGSRATADRRVMDEVMRGAAERGLVFVDSITTRNSKARVAAATYDVPFIARDVFLDHGEGEDFLLAQLDELERQARTRGIAVAIAHPHSTSLEILDVWVRGLEAKGLRLVTIREAIDMQSRRSQLAMAQ